A region from the Gavia stellata isolate bGavSte3 chromosome 12, bGavSte3.hap2, whole genome shotgun sequence genome encodes:
- the RBM5 gene encoding RNA-binding protein 5 isoform X2, whose product MGSDKRVSRTERSGRYGSIVEREDRDERESRSRRRDSDYKRSSEERRGDRYDDYRDYDSPQRERERRNSDKSEDGYHSDGDYGEHDYRNDINDEKESKTIMLRGLPITVTENDIRELIESFEGPQPADVRLMKRKTGVSRGFAFVEFYHFQDATSWMEANQKKLVIQGKQIAMHYSNPRPKFEDWLCNKCCLYNFRRRLKCFRCGADKFDSEQEVPPGAAEAVQSVDYYCDTIILRNIAPHTVVESIMTALSPYASLAVNNIRLIKDKQTQQNRGFAFVQLSSAMDASQLLQILQSLQPPLKIDGKTIGVDFAKSARKDLLLPDGNRVSAFSVASTAIAAAQWSSTQPQTGEGSSLDYSYLQSGQDGYTQYAQYSQDYQQYYQNQGGVLDTDGATISGTPVTTTTAAVVSQSPQLYNQQTNSPDSPTQSAPPTTSTQAQTAPPTGVVPGTKYAVPDTSTYQYDESSGYYYDPVTGLYYDPNSQYYYNALTQQYLYWDGEKETYMPAAEGITYQQTATATTTKEVKEKKEKPKSKTAQQIAKDMERWAKSLNKQKENFKNSFQPLSTREEERKESAAADAGFALFEKKGALSERQQILPEVMKNGDDENPLKRGLVAAYSGDSDNDEDLLERMENEEEKLTDWKKMACLLCRRQFPNKDALIRHQQLSDLHKQNMDIYRRSKLSEQELEALELREREMKYRDRAAERREKYGIPEPPEPKRKKVYDAGTVNYEQPTKDGLDNSNIGNKMLQAMGWREGSGLGRKCQGITAPIEAQVRMRGAGLGAKGSSYGVSTADSYKDAVRKAMFARFTEME is encoded by the exons ATGGGCTCGGACAAGCG CGTGAGCAGGACAGAGCGGAGCGGCCGCTACGGCTCCATCGTGGAGAGGGAGGACCGTGATGAGCGGGAATCCCGGAGCCGGCGCAGGGACTCTGACTATAAGAGGTCCAGTGAAGAGCGGCGCGGTGACCGCTATGATGATTACCGCGACTACGATAGCC CTCAGAGGGAGCGGGAGCGCAGGAACAGTGACAAATCAGAAGATGGGTATCATTCCGATGGCGACTACGGAGAGCACGACTACAGGAACGACATTAACgatgagaaagaaagcaaaaccatcaTGTTACGTGGCCTTCCCATCACGGTTACAGAGAATGAT ATTCGGGAGCTTATTGAGTCCTTTGAAGGTCCTCAGCCTGCAGACGTGAGGctgatgaaaagaaagacag GTGTAAGCCGTGGTTTCGCCTTCGTGGAGTTTTATCACTTTCAAGATGCTACCAGCTGGATGGAAGCCAATCAG aaaaagcTGGTGATTCAAGGGAAGCAGATTGCGATGCACTACAGCAACCCCAGGCCTAAATTTGAGGACTGGCTTTGCAACAAG TGCTGCCTTTACAACTTCAGACGGAGGCTAAAATGCTTCCGCTGTGGAGCGGACAAATTTG ATTCAGAACAGGAGGTGCCACCTGGAGCAGCAGAAGCCGTTCAGTCTGTGGATTATTACTGTGATA cCATCATTCTCCGAAACATTGCTCCTCACACAGTAGTGGAATCCATCATGACTGCCTTGTCTCCGTATGCATCTCTGGCAGTCAATAATATTCGTCTTATCAAAGACAAGCAGACTCAGCAAAATAGAGGCTTTGCGTTTGTGCAGCTGTCTTCTGCCATG GATGCTTCTCAACTGCTGCAGATTTTACAAAGTCTTCAGCCACCGTTAAAAATTGATGGCAAAACAATTGGTGTTGACTTTGCAAAGAGTGCCAGAAA AGACTTGCTTCTCCCAGATGGTAACAGAGTCAGCGCCTTCTCTGTGGCAAGTACAGCCATTGCTGCAGCTCAGTGGTCATCCACTCAG CCACAGacgggagaaggcagcagccttGACTACAGCTACCTCCAGTCAGGACAGGATGGCTACACACAGTATGCTCAG TACTCCCAGGATTATCAGCAGTACTACCAAAATCAAGGAGGAGTGTTGGACACAGACGGAGCTACCATATCAGGTA CTCCGGTCACTACCACCACAGCTGCAGTTGTGTCTCAGAGTCCTCAGTTATATAATCAACAGACAAACTCTCCTGACTCTCCG ACACAATCAGCACCACCTACCACTAGCACTCAGGCACAGACGGCTCCCCCGACTGGCGTAGTCCCTGGAACAAAGTACG CTGTCCCTGACACTTCTACCTACCAATATGATGAATCTTCAGGATATTATTATGATCCTGTAACAGGGCTCTACTATGATCCTAATTCCCAG TATTACTATAATGCCTTAACCCAGCAGTACCTTTACTGGGATGGCGAAAAGGAGACCTACATGCCTGCTGCAGAAGGTATCACATACCAACAAACAGCTACCGCAACCACCACCAAAGaagtgaaggagaagaaagagaagcctAAGAGTAAAACAGCTCAACAG ATTGCTAAAGACATGGAGCGCTGGGCAAAGAGTTTGAACAAGCAGAAAGAGAACTTCAAGAATAGCTTCCAGCCACTGAGCACCAGGGAGGAGGAGCGGAAGGAGTCAGCGGCTGCAGATGCAGGCTTTGCCCTCTTTGAGAAAAAG GGAGCTCTGTCTGAGAGACAGCAGATCTTGCCAGAGGTGATGAAAAATGGGGACGATGAAAATCCGCTGAAG CGTGGGCTTGTGGCTGCCTACAGTGGTGATAGCGATAATGATGAGGACTTGCTGGAAAGAATGGAGAATGAGGAAGAGAAGCTGACTGACTGGAAGAAGATGGCTTGTCTGCTGTGTAGAAGGCAGTTCCCAAACAAAGATGCTCTGATTCGGCACCAGCAGCTGTCCGACTTGCACAAG CAAAACATGGATATCTATAGGAGATCAAAGCTTTCAGAGCAGGAGCTTGAAGCCTTGGAGCTGCGAGAGAGAGAG ATGAAATACAGAGACAGAGCGGCAGAGAGGCGGGAGAAGTACGGCATTCCAGAGCCCCCTGAGCCAAAGCGCAAGAAGGTCTATGACGCTGGCACAGT TAATTACGAGCAGCCGACCAAAGATGGCCTTGACAACAGTAACATAGGCAACAAGATGCTTCAGGCCATGGGCTGGAGGGAAGGCTCAGGCTTGGGAAGAAAATGTCAGGGCATCACAGCACCCATTGAG GCACAAGTACGAATGAGAGGAGCTGGCTTGGGAGCCAAAGGCAGCTCCTACGGTGTCTCCACTGCGGATTCATACAAAGATGCGGTGCGGAAAGCCATGTTCGCTCGCTTCACGGAGATGGAGTAA
- the RBM5 gene encoding RNA-binding protein 5 isoform X1 yields MGSDKRVSRTERSGRYGSIVEREDRDERESRSRRRDSDYKRSSEERRGDRYDDYRDYDSRDYDSRDYDSRDSRDCRDYDSRDYDSRDSRDCRDYDSRDSRDCRDYDSRDCRDYDSRDSRDYDCRDYDSRDCRDYDSRDSRDYDSRDYDRDYDSRDYDSPERERERRNSDKSEDGYHSDGDYGEHDYRNDINDEKESKTIMLRGLPITVTENDIRELIESFEGPQPADVRLMKRKTGVSRGFAFVEFYHFQDATSWMEANQKKLVIQGKQIAMHYSNPRPKFEDWLCNKCCLYNFRRRLKCFRCGADKFDSEQEVPPGAAEAVQSVDYYCDTIILRNIAPHTVVESIMTALSPYASLAVNNIRLIKDKQTQQNRGFAFVQLSSAMDASQLLQILQSLQPPLKIDGKTIGVDFAKSARKDLLLPDGNRVSAFSVASTAIAAAQWSSTQPQTGEGSSLDYSYLQSGQDGYTQYAQYSQDYQQYYQNQGGVLDTDGATISGAPVTTTTAAVVSQSPQLYNQQTNSPDSPTQSAPPTTSTQAQTAPPTGVVPGTKYAVPDTSTYQYDESSGYYYDPVTGLYYDPNSQYYYNALTQQYLYWDGEKETYMPAAEGITYQQTATATTTKEVKEKKEKPKSKTAQQIAKDMERWAKSLNKQKENFKNSFQPLSTREEERKESAAADAGFALFEKKGALSERQQILPEVMKNGDDENPLKRGLVAAYSGDSDNDEDLLERMENEEEKLTDWKKMACLLCRRQFPNKDALIRHQQLSDLHKQNMDIYRRSKLSEQELEALELREREMKYRDRAAERREKYGIPEPPEPKRKKVYDAGTVNYEQPTKDGLDNSNIGNKMLQAMGWREGSGLGRKCQGITAPIEAQVRMRGAGLGAKGSSYGVSTADSYKDAVRKAMFARFTEME; encoded by the exons ATGGGCTCGGACAAGCG CGTGAGCAGGACAGAGCGGAGCGGCCGCTACGGCTCCATCGTGGAGAGGGAGGACCGTGATGAGCGGGAATCCCGGAGCCGGCGCAGGGACTCTGACTATAAGAGGTCCAGTGAAGAGCGGCGCGGTGACCGCTATGATGATTACCGCGACTACGATAGCCGGGACTACGACAGCCGAGACTACGATAGCCGCGATAGCCGAGACTGCCGGGACTACGACAGCCGGGACTACGACAGTCGCGACAGCCGGGACTGCCGGGACTACGACAGTCGCGACAGCCGGGACTGCCGGGACTACGACAGCCGCGATTGCCGTGACTACGACAGCCGGGACAGCCGCGATTACGATTGCCGGGACTACGACAGCCGCGATTGCCGAGACTACGACAGTCGCGACAGCCGAGACTACGATAGCCGAGACTATGACAGAGACTACGATAGTCGCGACTATGATAGCCCTGAG AGGGAGCGGGAGCGCAGGAACAGTGACAAATCAGAAGATGGGTATCATTCCGATGGCGACTACGGAGAGCACGACTACAGGAACGACATTAACgatgagaaagaaagcaaaaccatcaTGTTACGTGGCCTTCCCATCACGGTTACAGAGAATGAT ATTCGGGAGCTTATTGAGTCCTTTGAAGGTCCTCAGCCTGCAGACGTGAGGctgatgaaaagaaagacag GTGTAAGCCGTGGTTTCGCCTTCGTGGAGTTTTATCACTTTCAAGATGCTACCAGCTGGATGGAAGCCAATCAG aaaaagcTGGTGATTCAAGGGAAGCAGATTGCGATGCACTACAGCAACCCCAGGCCTAAATTTGAGGACTGGCTTTGCAACAAG TGCTGCCTTTACAACTTCAGACGGAGGCTAAAATGCTTCCGCTGTGGAGCGGACAAATTTG ATTCAGAACAGGAGGTGCCACCTGGAGCAGCAGAAGCCGTTCAGTCTGTGGATTATTACTGTGATA cCATCATTCTCCGAAACATTGCTCCTCACACAGTAGTGGAATCCATCATGACTGCCTTGTCTCCGTATGCATCTCTGGCAGTCAATAATATTCGTCTTATCAAAGACAAGCAGACTCAGCAAAATAGAGGCTTTGCGTTTGTGCAGCTGTCTTCTGCCATG GATGCTTCTCAACTGCTGCAGATTTTACAAAGTCTTCAGCCACCGTTAAAAATTGATGGCAAAACAATTGGTGTTGACTTTGCAAAGAGTGCCAGAAA AGACTTGCTTCTCCCAGATGGTAACAGAGTCAGCGCCTTCTCTGTGGCAAGTACAGCCATTGCTGCAGCTCAGTGGTCATCCACTCAG CCACAGacgggagaaggcagcagccttGACTACAGCTACCTCCAGTCAGGACAGGATGGCTACACACAGTATGCTCAG TACTCCCAGGATTATCAGCAGTACTACCAAAATCAAGGAGGAGTGTTGGACACAGACGGAGCTACCATATCAG GAGCTCCGGTCACTACCACCACAGCTGCAGTTGTGTCTCAGAGTCCTCAGTTATATAATCAACAGACAAACTCTCCTGACTCTCCG ACACAATCAGCACCACCTACCACTAGCACTCAGGCACAGACGGCTCCCCCGACTGGCGTAGTCCCTGGAACAAAGTACG CTGTCCCTGACACTTCTACCTACCAATATGATGAATCTTCAGGATATTATTATGATCCTGTAACAGGGCTCTACTATGATCCTAATTCCCAG TATTACTATAATGCCTTAACCCAGCAGTACCTTTACTGGGATGGCGAAAAGGAGACCTACATGCCTGCTGCAGAAGGTATCACATACCAACAAACAGCTACCGCAACCACCACCAAAGaagtgaaggagaagaaagagaagcctAAGAGTAAAACAGCTCAACAG ATTGCTAAAGACATGGAGCGCTGGGCAAAGAGTTTGAACAAGCAGAAAGAGAACTTCAAGAATAGCTTCCAGCCACTGAGCACCAGGGAGGAGGAGCGGAAGGAGTCAGCGGCTGCAGATGCAGGCTTTGCCCTCTTTGAGAAAAAG GGAGCTCTGTCTGAGAGACAGCAGATCTTGCCAGAGGTGATGAAAAATGGGGACGATGAAAATCCGCTGAAG CGTGGGCTTGTGGCTGCCTACAGTGGTGATAGCGATAATGATGAGGACTTGCTGGAAAGAATGGAGAATGAGGAAGAGAAGCTGACTGACTGGAAGAAGATGGCTTGTCTGCTGTGTAGAAGGCAGTTCCCAAACAAAGATGCTCTGATTCGGCACCAGCAGCTGTCCGACTTGCACAAG CAAAACATGGATATCTATAGGAGATCAAAGCTTTCAGAGCAGGAGCTTGAAGCCTTGGAGCTGCGAGAGAGAGAG ATGAAATACAGAGACAGAGCGGCAGAGAGGCGGGAGAAGTACGGCATTCCAGAGCCCCCTGAGCCAAAGCGCAAGAAGGTCTATGACGCTGGCACAGT TAATTACGAGCAGCCGACCAAAGATGGCCTTGACAACAGTAACATAGGCAACAAGATGCTTCAGGCCATGGGCTGGAGGGAAGGCTCAGGCTTGGGAAGAAAATGTCAGGGCATCACAGCACCCATTGAG GCACAAGTACGAATGAGAGGAGCTGGCTTGGGAGCCAAAGGCAGCTCCTACGGTGTCTCCACTGCGGATTCATACAAAGATGCGGTGCGGAAAGCCATGTTCGCTCGCTTCACGGAGATGGAGTAA